A single Anopheles funestus chromosome 2RL, idAnoFuneDA-416_04, whole genome shotgun sequence DNA region contains:
- the LOC125764524 gene encoding phosphatidylcholine:ceramide cholinephosphotransferase 2-like isoform X2, which produces MKVILKTAWPTTKIIQRLSSTYSVYPWSYLPCQEVPDSYDYNNPNAASHQSAYAHPGSPYHQQNQPPPSETGSPSSDAVMIKIDTPSPLRDDQQRYPKEIGKTLLALVFLALNFFLATVSLSLVHDRVPDRDTHEPLPDAFLDRVQAQDWALDVSEILIMVVVNSCVLLITFHKHRFIVMRRVFLLLSVLYMMRSVTMYVTVLPVSSRTYYCSPKSNASSAGVIVKRAFQLISGMGLSINGKQIYCGDYIYSGHTVTLVLGYLVISEYSPKRFWPIHWIYWMASMTGVVMVLVAHGHYTVDVLIAYYATTRLFWTYHTLANNSLLLKQNGNNYIGREWWYFGFRYFERNVRGPIPLQYDCPLSLPASWTKKSPKLPGRES; this is translated from the exons ATGAAGGTGATCCTCAAGACGGCATGGCCCACGACAAAGATCATACAAAGGCTTTCGTCCACGTACAGTGTGTATCCTTGGAGCTACTTACCGTGCCAG GAAGTGCCTGACTCATATGACTACAACAACCCAAATGCAGCTAGCCATCAGTCCGCATACGCCCACCCAGGATCGCCATACCACCAGCAAAACCAACCGCCACCGTCTGAAACTGGCAGTCCATCGAGCGATGCGGTTATGATCAAGATCGATACACCGTCACCATTGCGGGACGATCAGCAACGCTACCCGAAGGAAATAGGCAAAACGTTGCTAGCGCTAGTGTTTCTGGCACTTAACTTTTTCCTCGCCACCGTTTCGCTGTCGCTGGTGCACGATCGTGTACCGGATCGGGACACGCATGAACCACTGCCGGACGCATTTCTCGATCGGGTGCAGGCCCAGGACTGGGCGCTCGATGTGAGCGAAATACTGAtcatggtggtggtgaactCGTGCGTACTGCTGATCACCTTCCACAAGCACCGGTTCATAGTGATGCGGCGGGTGTTTCTGCTGCTGTCCGTACTGTACATGATGCGCTCGGTAACGATGTACGTCACGGTGCTGCCCGTATCGAGCCGGACGTACTACTGCAGCCCAAAGTCGAATGCGAGCAGTGCGGGCGTGATCGTGAAGCGAGCGTTTCAGCTAATCTCCGGCATGGGTCTGTCGATCAACGGCAAGCAGATCTACTGCGGTGATTACATCTACAGTGGCCATACAGTGACGCTTGTGCTGGGTTATTTAGTGATATCTGAAT ATTCACCGAAGCGCTTTTGGCCAATACATTGGATCTACTGGATGGCCAGTATGACCGGTGTGGTGATGGTGCTGGTTGCACATGGACATTATACAGTCGATGTGCTAATAGCGTACTACGCGACGACGCGACTGTTCTGGACGTATCACACACTTGCCAACAATAGTTTACTGCTAAAG CAAAATGGTAACAATTACATTGGGCGCGAATGGTGGTACTTCGGTTTCCGGTACTTTGAGCGTAACGTGCGCGGCCCCATTCCGCTCCAGTACGACTGTCCACTTTCACTCCCGGCGTCCTGGACGAAAAAGTCGCCCAAGTTGCCGGGACGTGAAAGTTGA
- the LOC125764524 gene encoding phosphatidylcholine:ceramide cholinephosphotransferase 1-like isoform X3 has product MEINTRGSNKNGSVLDVSTVVMEVPDSYDYNNPNAASHQSAYAHPGSPYHQQNQPPPSETGSPSSDAVMIKIDTPSPLRDDQQRYPKEIGKTLLALVFLALNFFLATVSLSLVHDRVPDRDTHEPLPDAFLDRVQAQDWALDVSEILIMVVVNSCVLLITFHKHRFIVMRRVFLLLSVLYMMRSVTMYVTVLPVSSRTYYCSPKSNASSAGVIVKRAFQLISGMGLSINGKQIYCGDYIYSGHTVTLVLGYLVISEYSPKRFWPIHWIYWMASMTGVVMVLVAHGHYTVDVLIAYYATTRLFWTYHTLANNSLLLKQNGNNYIGREWWYFGFRYFERNVRGPIPLQYDCPLSLPASWTKKSPKLPGRES; this is encoded by the exons GAAGTGCCTGACTCATATGACTACAACAACCCAAATGCAGCTAGCCATCAGTCCGCATACGCCCACCCAGGATCGCCATACCACCAGCAAAACCAACCGCCACCGTCTGAAACTGGCAGTCCATCGAGCGATGCGGTTATGATCAAGATCGATACACCGTCACCATTGCGGGACGATCAGCAACGCTACCCGAAGGAAATAGGCAAAACGTTGCTAGCGCTAGTGTTTCTGGCACTTAACTTTTTCCTCGCCACCGTTTCGCTGTCGCTGGTGCACGATCGTGTACCGGATCGGGACACGCATGAACCACTGCCGGACGCATTTCTCGATCGGGTGCAGGCCCAGGACTGGGCGCTCGATGTGAGCGAAATACTGAtcatggtggtggtgaactCGTGCGTACTGCTGATCACCTTCCACAAGCACCGGTTCATAGTGATGCGGCGGGTGTTTCTGCTGCTGTCCGTACTGTACATGATGCGCTCGGTAACGATGTACGTCACGGTGCTGCCCGTATCGAGCCGGACGTACTACTGCAGCCCAAAGTCGAATGCGAGCAGTGCGGGCGTGATCGTGAAGCGAGCGTTTCAGCTAATCTCCGGCATGGGTCTGTCGATCAACGGCAAGCAGATCTACTGCGGTGATTACATCTACAGTGGCCATACAGTGACGCTTGTGCTGGGTTATTTAGTGATATCTGAAT ATTCACCGAAGCGCTTTTGGCCAATACATTGGATCTACTGGATGGCCAGTATGACCGGTGTGGTGATGGTGCTGGTTGCACATGGACATTATACAGTCGATGTGCTAATAGCGTACTACGCGACGACGCGACTGTTCTGGACGTATCACACACTTGCCAACAATAGTTTACTGCTAAAG CAAAATGGTAACAATTACATTGGGCGCGAATGGTGGTACTTCGGTTTCCGGTACTTTGAGCGTAACGTGCGCGGCCCCATTCCGCTCCAGTACGACTGTCCACTTTCACTCCCGGCGTCCTGGACGAAAAAGTCGCCCAAGTTGCCGGGACGTGAAAGTTGA
- the LOC125764520 gene encoding uncharacterized protein LOC125764520 has translation MPTKDEILCALAAANIEVSPTATISQLRRMYEENVVKADECTENNGISSQENTCIGDAIILAEASPTVDTKMAEYTRNSVCKDDAIEKTIVHEKISEASLRAEIIALQEKIKAMELRHPNTDGKLAHPEEVKYLIPEFSDGLGINQWLKTIRHNSEIYSWQDRTKLLYASGRLTGAAREWFDGFRNTIKTFDEFAEEIKKAFPDQANEALIHSQLASVSRKPSESYNSYVYRVNALGKKGRVSEEAIITYAIKGLSRDPIYNCLITRDYSDIYELIDFIKRRETHFLIRKTQDTRNPSSYSANASKTNTGKEMVTERNGQRCYNCSDFGHHASQCTKPRRTPGSCFKCGSTTHIIRNCPEITKHSPIVAAVQDNEEVGDFEKDGNIVKLDPFQEF, from the exons ATGCCGACGAAGGACgaaattttgtgtgctttggcTGCCGCCAACATTGAAGTGTCCCCGACGGCAACCATTTCACAGCTCCGTCGCATGTACGAGGAGAATGTAGTGAAAGCAGATGAGTGTACAGAGAACAATGGGATCTCTTCGCAAGAAAACACGTGCATCGGTGACGCCATAATCTTAGCCGAAGCTTCGCCGACGGTCGACACAAAGATGGCGGAATACACGCGAAACAGTGTTTGTAAAGACGACGCCATTGAAAAAACCATAGTTCACGAGAAAATCAGTGAAGCCAGCCTTCGTGCCGAAATAATAGCCCTACAGGAAAAAATTAAGGCAATGGAGCTACGACATCCCAATACGGACGGAAAATTGGCGCATCCCGAAGAAGTAAAATACCTAAtaccggaattttccgacggcCTTGGTATCAACCAGTGGTTGAAAACTATTCGGCATAATAGTGAAATTTACAGCTGGCAAGACAGAACGAAATTGCTGTACGCAAGCGGTCGACTAACCGGAGCGGCTCGggaatggtttgatggttTCCGCAACACAATAAAAACGTTCGATGAGTTCgccgaagaaataaaaaaggcatttCCCGACCAAGCTAACGAAGCTCTGATACATAGTCAGCTAGCATCGGTGTCTAGGAAGCCAAGTGAATCGTACAATAGCTATGTGTATCGTGTGAATGCACTTGGGAAAAAAGGCAGAGTGAGCGAGGAGGCCATAATCACATACGCCATCAAAGGGCTGTCTCGTGACCCAATCTACAACTGCTTAATCACAAGAGATTACAGTGATATCTATGAGCTAATAGATTTCATCAAACGTCGCGAAACGCATTTTCTGATACGCAAAACCCAAGATACTCGAAACCCATCCTCCTACAGTGCGAATGCTTCGAAGACGAACACAGGCAAAGAGATGGTGACAGAGCGAAACGGACAGAGATGTTACAACTGTTCGGATTTTGGGCATCATGCATCGCAATGTACAAAACCACGTCGTACTCCAGGTTCCTGTTTTAAATGCGGAAGCACAACTCATATCATCCGCAATTGTCCCGAGATCACCAAACATTCACCAATAGTAGCTGCAGTTCAGGATAATGAGGAAGTTGGAGATTTTGAAAAGGATGGAAATATTGTTAAGCTAGATCCCTTCCAAGAG TTCTAG
- the LOC125764524 gene encoding phosphatidylcholine:ceramide cholinephosphotransferase 2-like isoform X1, with product MSYYAPKAKPGGGTLRAVYEKLYSNCSTFRKLHYEEVPDSYDYNNPNAASHQSAYAHPGSPYHQQNQPPPSETGSPSSDAVMIKIDTPSPLRDDQQRYPKEIGKTLLALVFLALNFFLATVSLSLVHDRVPDRDTHEPLPDAFLDRVQAQDWALDVSEILIMVVVNSCVLLITFHKHRFIVMRRVFLLLSVLYMMRSVTMYVTVLPVSSRTYYCSPKSNASSAGVIVKRAFQLISGMGLSINGKQIYCGDYIYSGHTVTLVLGYLVISEYSPKRFWPIHWIYWMASMTGVVMVLVAHGHYTVDVLIAYYATTRLFWTYHTLANNSLLLKQNGNNYIGREWWYFGFRYFERNVRGPIPLQYDCPLSLPASWTKKSPKLPGRES from the exons ATGTCATATTACGCACCGAAAGCAAAGCCGGGTGGTGGCACCTTGAGGGCCGTGTACGAGAAACTATACAGCAACTGTTCAACATTCCGCAAGCTGCACTATGAA GAAGTGCCTGACTCATATGACTACAACAACCCAAATGCAGCTAGCCATCAGTCCGCATACGCCCACCCAGGATCGCCATACCACCAGCAAAACCAACCGCCACCGTCTGAAACTGGCAGTCCATCGAGCGATGCGGTTATGATCAAGATCGATACACCGTCACCATTGCGGGACGATCAGCAACGCTACCCGAAGGAAATAGGCAAAACGTTGCTAGCGCTAGTGTTTCTGGCACTTAACTTTTTCCTCGCCACCGTTTCGCTGTCGCTGGTGCACGATCGTGTACCGGATCGGGACACGCATGAACCACTGCCGGACGCATTTCTCGATCGGGTGCAGGCCCAGGACTGGGCGCTCGATGTGAGCGAAATACTGAtcatggtggtggtgaactCGTGCGTACTGCTGATCACCTTCCACAAGCACCGGTTCATAGTGATGCGGCGGGTGTTTCTGCTGCTGTCCGTACTGTACATGATGCGCTCGGTAACGATGTACGTCACGGTGCTGCCCGTATCGAGCCGGACGTACTACTGCAGCCCAAAGTCGAATGCGAGCAGTGCGGGCGTGATCGTGAAGCGAGCGTTTCAGCTAATCTCCGGCATGGGTCTGTCGATCAACGGCAAGCAGATCTACTGCGGTGATTACATCTACAGTGGCCATACAGTGACGCTTGTGCTGGGTTATTTAGTGATATCTGAAT ATTCACCGAAGCGCTTTTGGCCAATACATTGGATCTACTGGATGGCCAGTATGACCGGTGTGGTGATGGTGCTGGTTGCACATGGACATTATACAGTCGATGTGCTAATAGCGTACTACGCGACGACGCGACTGTTCTGGACGTATCACACACTTGCCAACAATAGTTTACTGCTAAAG CAAAATGGTAACAATTACATTGGGCGCGAATGGTGGTACTTCGGTTTCCGGTACTTTGAGCGTAACGTGCGCGGCCCCATTCCGCTCCAGTACGACTGTCCACTTTCACTCCCGGCGTCCTGGACGAAAAAGTCGCCCAAGTTGCCGGGACGTGAAAGTTGA